In the Paenibacillus sp. FSL H7-0357 genome, one interval contains:
- a CDS encoding [FeFe] hydrogenase, group A, giving the protein MSYKDPIIHIDEQLCTGCRRCAAVCPVDAIIGEPGHPQTIDAHRCVVCGQCVQICTAYAADNESTTASRAVKLQERGQLPNVREPLFAAYSSGDIQKVKAVLADPKRFKVVQCAPAIRVSLAEEFGLPFGTLTPGKMAAALRRLKFDRIYDTNFAADVTIMEEGSELIGRVMSGERLPMFTSCCPAWVKHAETAAPELLEHLSSCKSPMQMGGALFKTYGAELDGIAPSDIFSVAVMPCTCKKFECSREEMSVDGCREVDLVITTRELASLIKDQGIDFIHLPDEPFDSPLGKYSGAGSIFGVTGGVMEAAIRTGYELITHEQIPNLQLDFVRGEEGIRTAEVQIGDLELKVAVVAGLKYVDAVLAKVAEGTCPYHFIEVMACPEGCVSGGGQPKLLLETQRKIAYQARKSAVYRHDSHQKVRKSHENPDIIKLYKDFLGEPLGHTSHHLLHTKFVDRSLKEEMS; this is encoded by the coding sequence ATGTCGTATAAGGATCCAATCATTCATATTGACGAACAATTATGTACCGGCTGCAGACGTTGCGCGGCTGTATGTCCTGTGGATGCCATTATCGGCGAACCGGGCCACCCGCAGACTATTGATGCTCATCGCTGCGTCGTTTGTGGACAGTGTGTGCAGATTTGTACCGCTTATGCTGCGGACAACGAGTCGACGACAGCCTCACGAGCGGTAAAGTTACAGGAAAGAGGGCAGCTCCCCAATGTGCGTGAGCCTTTGTTCGCTGCTTATTCGTCAGGGGATATCCAGAAGGTAAAAGCTGTTCTGGCTGATCCGAAACGGTTCAAGGTGGTGCAGTGCGCTCCTGCGATCCGAGTATCTCTGGCGGAGGAGTTTGGGCTGCCCTTCGGCACTTTAACCCCGGGGAAAATGGCGGCGGCGCTGAGACGGCTGAAGTTTGACCGGATTTATGATACGAATTTTGCTGCGGACGTGACGATTATGGAAGAGGGCTCAGAGCTGATTGGCAGAGTGATGTCAGGAGAGCGGCTGCCAATGTTCACCTCCTGCTGTCCGGCCTGGGTGAAGCATGCGGAGACGGCAGCACCGGAGCTGCTGGAGCATTTGTCCAGCTGCAAGTCCCCGATGCAAATGGGTGGAGCCTTGTTCAAGACCTACGGAGCGGAGCTGGATGGAATTGCACCTTCGGATATTTTCAGCGTCGCGGTTATGCCCTGTACCTGTAAAAAATTTGAATGCAGCAGAGAAGAAATGAGTGTGGATGGTTGCCGTGAAGTGGATCTCGTTATTACTACAAGGGAACTGGCCAGCTTAATCAAGGATCAAGGCATCGATTTCATTCATCTTCCCGACGAGCCGTTTGATTCACCGCTGGGCAAATACTCTGGAGCGGGCTCGATCTTCGGCGTCACAGGCGGTGTGATGGAAGCTGCGATACGAACAGGGTATGAACTGATCACCCATGAGCAGATTCCCAATCTGCAATTGGATTTTGTCAGGGGAGAGGAAGGCATCCGGACGGCAGAAGTTCAGATTGGCGATTTGGAGCTCAAAGTGGCAGTAGTTGCAGGACTGAAATATGTGGATGCTGTTTTGGCAAAAGTTGCAGAGGGCACCTGCCCGTATCATTTCATTGAAGTGATGGCTTGTCCCGAAGGCTGTGTCAGCGGCGGCGGACAGCCCAAGCTCCTGTTGGAAACGCAGCGGAAAATTGCTTATCAGGCCAGAAAGAGCGCTGTCTACCGCCACGACTCTCATCAGAAGGTCCGCAAATCCCATGAGAATCCAGATATTATCAAATTATATAAGGACTTCTTAGGTGAACCGTTAGGCCATACTTCACATCATTTGCTGCATACCAAATTTGTTGACAGAAGTCTTAAGGAGGAGATGTCATGA
- a CDS encoding 4Fe-4S dicluster domain-containing protein produces the protein MNRFVIADPDKCIGCHTCEVACVVAHAGNNMFVQEESGADFYPRLTVVETDEVTAPVQCRHCEDAPCANVCPNGSITSKDNSIFINQDSCIGCKTCMLVCPYGAITMVPAHKGGQKQLQSGLRSNTSGAWSRKERIVANKCDLCEDSGKGPECVRVCPTNALQFIVPSQIEDSISRKRLASAQSLQQFSGFSRL, from the coding sequence ATGAACCGGTTTGTCATTGCCGATCCCGATAAATGTATTGGTTGTCATACTTGTGAAGTGGCCTGCGTAGTTGCACATGCCGGGAATAATATGTTCGTTCAGGAAGAGAGCGGGGCTGACTTCTATCCACGGTTGACAGTCGTCGAGACCGATGAAGTTACCGCACCGGTGCAGTGCAGACATTGCGAGGATGCTCCTTGTGCCAATGTGTGCCCGAATGGCTCCATTACGAGCAAAGACAATAGCATTTTCATCAATCAGGATAGCTGCATTGGTTGCAAGACCTGTATGCTGGTATGTCCTTATGGGGCGATTACAATGGTTCCGGCACATAAAGGTGGCCAAAAGCAACTTCAATCCGGGCTTCGTTCCAATACATCGGGTGCATGGAGCCGCAAGGAGAGAATTGTGGCGAACAAATGTGATTTGTGTGAAGACAGCGGCAAGGGCCCGGAATGTGTACGGGTATGCCCCACAAACGCTCTCCAATTCATCGTTCCAAGCCAGATTGAGGATTCCATTTCCCGGAAAAGACTGGCCAGTGCGCAGTCATTACAGCAGTTTAGCGGTTTTTCGCGCCTCTAA
- the fabF gene encoding beta-ketoacyl-ACP synthase II: MSHRVVITGMGVMTSLGKDLDTFWDSLMSGKSGVSKVEAFDVSEYTTQIAASVKDFDAEERFGRKEARKMDRFVQFAVAAGEDALKDSGLKIGEDIDAERIGVSVGSGIGGLGTWEDNHNLLLEKGPKRVSPFFIPMMIANMGSGQLSINLGAKGPNTTTVTACATGSHSIGESFRLIQRGDADAMICGGSEATIRPTGMAGFCAMRAMSTRNDEPEKASRPFDSGRDGFVMGEGAGILILESLEHAEKRGAKIYAEVIGYGLSADAHHMTEPDPDGAARCMKMAIRDAGIAPEEIDYINAHGTSTPVGDRSETAAVKKALGDHAYKVAISSTKSMTGHLLGAAGGVEAIICGLSLQNNIIAPTINLDNPDPECDLDYVPNEPRKADLNIVMSNSFGFGGHNATVILKKYNQ; the protein is encoded by the coding sequence TTGAGTCATAGAGTGGTAATTACCGGTATGGGCGTGATGACGTCACTGGGTAAAGATTTGGATACGTTCTGGGATAGCCTCATGAGCGGGAAATCCGGTGTTTCCAAGGTTGAAGCCTTTGATGTCAGTGAATACACTACGCAAATAGCAGCTTCGGTTAAAGACTTTGATGCGGAAGAACGTTTTGGCCGCAAGGAAGCCCGCAAGATGGACCGTTTCGTTCAGTTCGCGGTAGCAGCCGGAGAAGATGCGCTGAAGGACAGCGGACTTAAGATTGGTGAAGATATTGATGCGGAGAGAATTGGTGTGTCCGTCGGATCAGGTATCGGAGGTCTGGGTACTTGGGAAGACAATCATAATCTCCTGCTCGAAAAGGGACCGAAACGGGTCAGCCCGTTCTTTATTCCCATGATGATTGCCAATATGGGCTCCGGCCAGCTGTCGATCAATCTTGGTGCAAAAGGTCCTAATACAACAACTGTGACAGCCTGTGCAACAGGAAGCCACTCCATAGGGGAATCCTTCCGCCTGATCCAGCGCGGTGACGCGGATGCGATGATCTGCGGCGGTTCCGAAGCTACTATCCGCCCGACAGGGATGGCAGGATTCTGTGCCATGCGGGCGATGTCCACCCGCAACGACGAGCCGGAGAAGGCCAGTCGTCCATTTGACAGCGGCCGTGACGGTTTTGTAATGGGTGAGGGTGCCGGGATTCTGATTCTGGAATCGCTGGAGCATGCCGAGAAACGCGGGGCGAAGATCTATGCCGAAGTGATCGGCTACGGTCTGAGTGCGGATGCCCATCATATGACGGAACCGGATCCTGACGGCGCAGCACGCTGTATGAAGATGGCGATCCGAGATGCCGGTATCGCACCGGAAGAGATTGATTACATCAATGCGCATGGCACTTCCACGCCAGTAGGCGACAGATCGGAAACGGCTGCCGTGAAGAAGGCGCTTGGAGATCATGCTTACAAGGTTGCAATCAGCTCCACGAAATCAATGACAGGCCATTTGCTTGGTGCTGCCGGCGGTGTGGAAGCGATCATTTGTGGTCTTTCCCTGCAAAATAACATCATTGCGCCAACCATCAATTTGGACAATCCTGATCCGGAATGTGATCTGGACTATGTTCCGAATGAACCGCGCAAAGCAGATCTGAATATTGTTATGTCGAATTCGTTCGGATTCGGAGGACATAACGCAACCGTAATTCTCAAAAAATATAATCAGTAA
- a CDS encoding aspartate ammonia-lyase yields the protein MFRVESDALGSEAVPSGAYYGIHAVRARDNFAVSGRPVNPRITRAIVMVKKAAAKVNGRQGGISEQAAAGILSACDEILQGQMDKHFIVDAYQGGAGTSTNMNVNEVIANLAIEKLGGHKGDYRLIHPIDHVNLYQSTNDVYPTAMRIAMIPLLRSLSEEFASLQEALQEKEREYADVLRLGRTQLMDALPIMAGQSFGAYAKAVARDRWRLYKAEERLREINLGGTAVGTGMNAPLAYIYAIAEELRELTGMGLCRSDFPMDGTQNMDVFVEVSGLLKAAAVNLLKISGDFRLLNAGPSGGIAEYILPPMQVGSSILPGKMNPVIAEMAGSVAMKVISNDTAVTLAAASGQLELNAFAPLIAESLLESLEILTEAVRLFHERCVRGLKVDTAHCLEHLERSGVMAAAAVTYLGYDAAAELATSAAASGRPLKEILLEQGLMTKKQIDAILHPLEVTKPGIPGRSRDL from the coding sequence ATGTTTCGGGTGGAATCGGATGCTTTAGGGAGTGAAGCGGTTCCCAGTGGGGCTTATTATGGAATTCACGCGGTAAGGGCGCGGGATAATTTTGCGGTCAGCGGCCGGCCGGTGAATCCGCGGATCACGCGGGCCATTGTAATGGTGAAGAAAGCGGCAGCCAAAGTAAATGGCAGGCAAGGGGGTATTTCCGAGCAGGCGGCTGCGGGTATTCTATCTGCTTGCGATGAAATTCTACAGGGCCAGATGGATAAACACTTTATTGTGGATGCGTATCAGGGCGGAGCGGGAACGAGTACGAACATGAACGTTAACGAGGTGATAGCCAATCTGGCCATCGAGAAACTTGGTGGACATAAGGGGGATTACCGGCTGATCCATCCGATAGATCATGTGAATCTCTATCAATCTACCAATGACGTGTATCCCACTGCCATGCGAATTGCGATGATTCCGCTGCTTCGCTCGCTTAGTGAAGAGTTTGCCTCTCTTCAGGAGGCATTGCAGGAGAAGGAGCGGGAATACGCCGATGTGTTAAGGTTAGGACGGACTCAACTCATGGACGCACTGCCCATCATGGCCGGACAAAGCTTTGGTGCTTATGCCAAAGCGGTTGCACGGGACAGGTGGCGGCTGTACAAGGCGGAGGAACGGCTGCGGGAGATTAACCTTGGAGGAACGGCAGTGGGCACAGGAATGAATGCCCCCCTTGCTTATATTTATGCCATTGCAGAAGAGCTGCGGGAACTAACCGGAATGGGGCTGTGCCGCAGCGATTTTCCGATGGATGGCACCCAGAATATGGATGTGTTTGTGGAAGTTTCAGGTTTGCTCAAAGCCGCTGCAGTGAACTTGCTGAAGATATCCGGCGATTTCCGGCTGCTTAATGCCGGGCCCTCCGGCGGAATTGCAGAATACATCCTGCCGCCTATGCAGGTAGGTTCTTCGATCCTGCCCGGTAAAATGAACCCGGTCATCGCAGAGATGGCCGGGTCAGTCGCTATGAAGGTGATCTCCAATGATACAGCAGTCACTTTGGCGGCGGCCAGCGGACAGCTGGAGCTGAATGCCTTTGCCCCTTTAATCGCAGAATCTCTGCTTGAATCTCTTGAAATTCTTACTGAGGCTGTACGGCTCTTTCATGAGCGATGCGTGCGTGGGTTGAAAGTCGATACTGCACATTGTCTCGAGCATTTGGAACGCTCCGGCGTCATGGCTGCCGCAGCGGTGACGTATCTGGGTTATGACGCCGCAGCTGAACTGGCTACGTCTGCGGCGGCCTCGGGCCGGCCGTTAAAAGAGATTTTGCTGGAACAAGGACTGATGACGAAAAAGCAGATCGATGCCATTCTGCATCCGCTGGAGGTTACCAAACCAGGCATCCCTGGAAGATCAAGAGATTTATAA
- a CDS encoding 4Fe-4S dicluster domain-containing protein produces MNNVQPNPFVIAEAGKCIGCKACELACFAVHNDHNGVGAAAGTVTVPVIPRLHVIRTESFTLPVQCRQCENAPCAEACPVQAIRQEEGTIVIHEESCIGCKGCAMACPFGAVSLYKAYSNGRVVPQIQLKERQHSAMVRSAKVIAYKCDLCRTRDHKDGAMGNVPACVEVCPVEALSLVHPDTSVARSRTAAAMRL; encoded by the coding sequence ATGAATAATGTACAGCCGAATCCGTTTGTCATTGCCGAAGCGGGCAAATGCATAGGCTGCAAGGCGTGTGAACTGGCATGTTTCGCAGTTCATAACGATCACAATGGGGTTGGGGCGGCGGCGGGTACTGTTACGGTACCGGTTATTCCCCGCCTGCATGTCATTCGAACAGAGAGCTTCACACTGCCGGTACAATGCCGCCAGTGCGAGAATGCGCCTTGTGCGGAAGCCTGTCCGGTTCAGGCGATCCGGCAGGAGGAGGGGACGATAGTTATTCATGAAGAGAGCTGCATAGGCTGCAAAGGCTGTGCCATGGCCTGTCCGTTTGGTGCCGTCAGTCTGTATAAAGCATACAGCAACGGCAGGGTAGTCCCTCAGATTCAACTGAAGGAGCGGCAGCATAGCGCGATGGTACGTAGCGCCAAAGTGATCGCCTATAAATGTGATTTATGCCGGACCAGGGACCATAAGGACGGAGCTATGGGAAACGTTCCGGCTTGTGTAGAGGTCTGTCCGGTAGAGGCACTGTCACTGGTTCATCCGGATACCAGTGTAGCCAGGTCACGGACAGCAGCAGCTATGCGACTGTAA
- a CDS encoding Na-translocating system protein MpsC family protein, producing the protein MSETVFECQEKMRRLAVKIVKHYRGKGPENVKVRMEYESLIIIEIRGILSSLSEILLSEGAVHLVTEYWKVLKPYLEREFMAEIVETLGSPFTYTWKIEDPNPGDRAIIIQLNKSV; encoded by the coding sequence ATGTCTGAGACTGTATTTGAATGCCAGGAGAAGATGCGAAGACTTGCAGTTAAGATTGTGAAGCATTATCGCGGCAAAGGTCCGGAGAATGTAAAGGTTAGGATGGAGTATGAGTCCTTAATCATTATAGAGATTCGTGGAATTCTCTCCAGTTTATCTGAAATTTTGCTCAGCGAAGGTGCGGTACATTTAGTTACAGAATACTGGAAAGTGCTGAAGCCTTATTTGGAGAGAGAGTTTATGGCAGAGATCGTAGAAACGCTTGGCAGCCCCTTTACATATACATGGAAGATCGAAGACCCGAATCCAGGGGATAGGGCAATTATTATTCAATTGAATAAATCGGTTTGA
- the moaA gene encoding GTP 3',8-cyclase MoaA, with the protein MERLSDILVDHFGRLHNYVRISVTERCNLGCQYCNPGRVEKAVEGNPLTFDEIERIVRVLAEMGVTKVRLTGGEPLMRPNLEELVARLRAISGIERVGLTTNGLLLAPKVQKLRDAGLTDLNVSLDSLIPERYSRITGGGDVSKVLHALAAGFKAGFEVLKLNMVLMKGVNDDEIESFLQLTQKYPLHVRFIEYMPMGHDINGWEAGYMPLDGILERCAKAGFSLEADPDPGRTTDEPTRKAADSGPARYFRIQGAAGQFGLIHPVSQHFCNSCNRLRITANGHVKPCLFWNEELYIRPYIAQSELLKQLFLRALEAKPGQHIMMDQPGTKPPLKATMRLMSQIGG; encoded by the coding sequence GTGGAGCGTTTGTCCGATATCTTGGTCGATCACTTTGGTCGTTTACATAATTATGTGCGTATCTCCGTTACTGAGCGCTGCAACTTGGGCTGTCAGTATTGCAATCCGGGCAGAGTAGAAAAGGCTGTGGAGGGTAACCCGCTTACCTTTGACGAAATTGAACGGATCGTAAGGGTACTCGCTGAGATGGGGGTAACCAAGGTGCGACTTACCGGAGGAGAACCGTTGATGCGTCCGAACCTGGAAGAACTGGTGGCCAGGTTAAGGGCCATCTCCGGGATTGAACGTGTCGGTCTGACCACGAATGGACTGCTGCTCGCCCCCAAAGTGCAGAAGCTGCGTGATGCCGGGCTTACAGATCTCAACGTCAGCCTGGATTCTCTAATTCCAGAACGCTATTCCAGAATCACTGGGGGCGGCGATGTCAGCAAGGTGTTGCATGCTTTAGCAGCTGGTTTTAAGGCTGGCTTCGAGGTACTGAAGCTGAATATGGTCTTGATGAAAGGTGTAAACGATGATGAAATTGAATCCTTTCTGCAGCTGACTCAGAAATATCCGCTGCACGTCCGCTTTATTGAATATATGCCCATGGGTCATGATATCAACGGATGGGAAGCGGGATATATGCCTTTGGATGGAATACTGGAGCGGTGTGCCAAGGCTGGTTTTAGTCTTGAAGCAGATCCGGACCCGGGTAGGACAACTGATGAGCCGACTAGGAAAGCAGCAGATTCCGGCCCGGCCCGTTATTTTCGCATCCAAGGTGCGGCAGGGCAATTTGGCTTGATTCATCCGGTCAGCCAGCATTTCTGTAATTCATGTAACCGGCTGCGTATTACAGCAAACGGTCACGTTAAGCCGTGCCTCTTCTGGAACGAAGAGCTGTATATCCGGCCTTACATCGCTCAATCAGAGCTGCTGAAGCAATTGTTTCTGCGCGCCCTGGAAGCCAAACCTGGCCAGCATATAATGATGGACCAACCGGGCACCAAGCCACCCTTGAAGGCCACAATGCGTCTGATGTCGCAAATTGGGGGGTGA
- the fdhF gene encoding formate dehydrogenase subunit alpha, translated as MENKVLTVCPYCGSGCQMNLLVEEGKIVGAEPADGRTNEGNLCLKGHYGWDFLNDPQILTARIRKPMIRKAGTLAEVSWEEAIQYTAEKLTAIKEKYGPDAIMGTGSARGPGNEANYVMQKFMRAVIGTNNVDHCARVCHGPSVAGLTYSLGDGAMSNSIPEIEDTDLLFIFGYNAAVTHPIVARRIVSAKQKGATIIVTDPRKTESARIADTWLPLKGGTNMALVNAFGHVLIAEELYDKQYVEKYVEGFAEYKASVQKYTPEYAESITGVQAAEIRKVMRQYASANKAMILYGMGVCQFAQAVDVVKGLASLALLTGNFGRPGVGIGPVRGQNNVQGSCDMGALPNVYPGYQSVTDDKIRKKFEKAWGVALPRKIGYRITEIPHLVLKEDKVKAYYIFGEDPVQSDPNASEVRETLDKLEFVIVQDIFMNKTALHADVILPATSWGEHDGVYSSADRGFQRIRKAIEPPGEVKPDWQIISELATAMGYPMSYRNTEEIWDEMRGLSPSFAGASYRKMEEQGSVQWPCPSEDHPGTPYLYEGNRFTTSSGKGQLFACEWRAPLEQPDQEYPLSLSTVREVGHYSVRTMTGNCRALSQLSDEPGFIQMSPADGSSLGIEDGQLVHVVSRRGRVLARAQISNRVKTGATYMTYHFWIGACNELTGDYLDPVSKTPEYKYCAIRIEKIADQLRAEQQVQQEYEALRAQMHVEARPV; from the coding sequence ATGGAGAATAAAGTGCTGACTGTATGTCCGTATTGCGGAAGTGGTTGTCAGATGAATTTACTTGTTGAGGAGGGGAAAATCGTAGGCGCTGAACCAGCGGATGGAAGAACGAATGAAGGGAATCTATGCCTTAAGGGTCATTATGGATGGGATTTTCTGAATGATCCGCAGATTCTTACCGCCCGTATCCGCAAGCCGATGATTCGTAAAGCAGGGACACTGGCAGAGGTATCCTGGGAAGAAGCCATTCAGTATACAGCCGAAAAACTAACAGCAATCAAGGAAAAGTATGGACCGGATGCAATCATGGGAACCGGTTCAGCCCGTGGCCCGGGAAATGAAGCCAATTATGTCATGCAAAAATTTATGCGCGCTGTTATCGGAACCAATAATGTTGACCATTGCGCTAGGGTATGTCACGGGCCGTCCGTAGCTGGGCTTACCTATTCGCTAGGGGATGGCGCAATGTCCAATTCAATTCCTGAAATTGAGGACACGGATTTGTTGTTTATTTTTGGATACAATGCAGCGGTTACCCATCCCATTGTGGCGAGAAGAATTGTTAGTGCGAAGCAGAAGGGCGCCACCATCATCGTAACCGATCCCCGCAAGACGGAGTCGGCCCGCATTGCAGATACTTGGCTGCCCCTTAAAGGCGGCACGAACATGGCGCTTGTCAATGCCTTTGGTCATGTGCTAATTGCTGAGGAGTTATACGACAAGCAGTATGTTGAGAAATATGTGGAAGGTTTTGCGGAATATAAAGCCAGTGTGCAGAAATATACACCTGAATATGCGGAGAGCATTACAGGTGTGCAAGCGGCGGAGATCCGCAAAGTAATGAGGCAATATGCGAGTGCGAACAAGGCGATGATCCTGTACGGTATGGGGGTATGTCAATTTGCCCAAGCCGTGGACGTTGTAAAGGGTCTGGCCTCACTGGCGCTTCTGACCGGTAACTTTGGCAGACCTGGCGTCGGGATTGGTCCGGTCCGCGGCCAAAATAATGTACAGGGTTCCTGCGATATGGGGGCATTGCCAAATGTCTATCCGGGATACCAGTCTGTTACGGATGACAAGATCCGTAAAAAATTTGAAAAGGCCTGGGGAGTGGCTTTGCCTCGCAAAATCGGGTATCGGATTACCGAAATTCCTCATCTCGTTCTAAAGGAAGACAAGGTGAAGGCCTATTATATTTTTGGCGAAGATCCGGTGCAGAGCGATCCGAATGCCTCAGAAGTGAGAGAGACGCTGGATAAATTAGAATTTGTAATAGTCCAGGACATCTTCATGAACAAGACGGCCCTGCATGCCGATGTGATTTTGCCGGCCACCTCCTGGGGTGAGCATGACGGGGTCTACTCCTCAGCTGACCGTGGGTTCCAGCGGATCAGAAAGGCCATCGAGCCTCCCGGTGAAGTAAAGCCCGATTGGCAAATTATCAGCGAGCTTGCCACGGCGATGGGCTACCCGATGTCCTACCGGAACACGGAAGAAATATGGGATGAAATGAGGGGGCTCTCCCCGTCGTTTGCCGGAGCCAGTTATCGGAAGATGGAAGAACAGGGCAGTGTTCAATGGCCTTGTCCGTCAGAAGATCATCCGGGCACACCGTATTTATATGAAGGGAACCGGTTTACCACTTCCAGCGGCAAAGGACAGCTGTTTGCCTGTGAATGGAGGGCACCGCTGGAGCAGCCGGATCAGGAATATCCGTTGTCCTTGTCCACAGTGCGTGAGGTAGGGCATTATTCGGTTCGGACGATGACCGGCAACTGCCGTGCCCTCAGTCAACTGTCGGATGAGCCTGGTTTCATCCAGATGAGCCCGGCGGACGGATCAAGCTTAGGGATTGAAGACGGCCAGCTTGTACATGTTGTATCCCGCCGAGGCAGAGTGTTAGCCCGGGCACAGATCAGCAACCGTGTCAAAACCGGAGCCACCTATATGACCTACCATTTCTGGATTGGGGCCTGCAATGAGCTGACGGGTGATTATCTGGACCCGGTCTCCAAAACTCCGGAATACAAGTATTGTGCGATCCGCATCGAGAAAATTGCAGATCAGCTGCGCGCGGAACAACAGGTTCAGCAGGAATATGAGGCGCTCAGAGCGCAGATGCATGTGGAGGCGAGACCGGTATGA
- the rnc gene encoding ribonuclease III — protein MKGDLKQLQSQLQIQFHDAVLLKQAFTHASYVNEHRFNQHQDNERLEFLGDAVLELTVSEYLYKLLPDRPEGELTKLRAAIVCEPSLVKFAESLGFGKYVLLGKGEELTGGRTRPALLADVFESFVGALYLDQGLETARRFLDHHVFPLVETDGKLQMQMSDFKTELQELIQHHGLGTLEYRIIEERGPAHEREFVSEVYMSSQSLGKGSGRSKKEAEQQAAAAALLRLKEDGA, from the coding sequence GTGAAAGGAGACCTGAAGCAGTTACAAAGTCAACTTCAAATCCAATTTCACGATGCTGTACTTCTGAAGCAGGCCTTTACCCATGCCTCTTATGTGAATGAACACCGTTTCAATCAGCATCAGGACAATGAGCGTCTGGAGTTTCTCGGAGACGCGGTTCTGGAGCTTACGGTTTCTGAATATTTGTACAAGTTGCTGCCGGACAGACCGGAGGGTGAATTGACTAAGCTGCGGGCCGCTATTGTATGCGAGCCTTCACTGGTCAAGTTCGCTGAGAGCTTGGGTTTCGGCAAATATGTATTGCTGGGCAAAGGGGAAGAACTTACGGGCGGACGTACTCGCCCGGCCTTGCTGGCCGATGTGTTCGAATCCTTCGTGGGAGCGCTTTATCTCGACCAAGGGCTGGAAACGGCACGGCGGTTTCTTGATCATCATGTATTTCCGCTGGTGGAGACGGACGGCAAGCTGCAAATGCAGATGAGCGATTTCAAGACGGAGCTTCAGGAGCTGATACAGCATCACGGATTGGGTACGCTGGAATATCGGATTATTGAAGAACGGGGACCGGCGCATGAGCGCGAATTCGTCTCTGAAGTGTATATGTCCAGCCAGTCTCTCGGCAAGGGCAGCGGCCGTTCCAAGAAGGAAGCGGAACAACAGGCTGCAGCTGCAGCGCTTTTGCGTCTGAAGGAAGACGGCGCCTGA